The following DNA comes from Amycolatopsis albispora.
CAGCGACGACGGCGAGGCCGAGGGCACGCACCCCCACCCGGTCGGCCTGGGGTGACAGAATCGCGGCGTGGTCATCGTCGCGATCTTCCTCGGCATCATCCTGCTGGGCCTGGTGATCGGCCTGGTCATGCGGCCGAAGGTGCAGGCACGGGCCCGGGCGCACGTGGACGCGTTGCAGGCGGTGGCCGCCTCGTTCGGCTGGCAGATCGACCGGCGCGCGGTGCCCGACATCCGGGCCAGGCTGCCGATCGGCGGCATGTTCAACGAGGACACCGGCATCCGCGCGACGGCGCAGCTGACCGGCCAGTGGCGGGGCGTGCCGGTGGTGGCGCTGCAGCTGGCCTACGGCACCGAGGGCATGGCGACCTACACCTGGCACACCATGACGATGATCATGGTGCCGCGGCCGGTGCCCGGCCCGGTGGTCGCGCTCACGCCGCAGGGCATGTCGTGGGCGAACTTCCTGGCCGCGGACCGGCAGGTCGGCTATCCCCCGTTCGACGGCCGGTACCACGTGCACGCCAAGAGCGACGAGCAGGCACGCGCCACGCTGACCCCCGCGGTGGCCGGGCTGCTGGCGGAGGATCCCCGCATGCAGGAGCGGATGCTGTTCTTCGGGGAGCGGGATCTCGCGGCCAGCTTCCCCGGTTCGATCACGCAGCAGCAGGCGGTGGCGCAGACCGCCGACCTGCTGCTGGACGTCTCGCAGCGGCTGGCGGTGCGATGACCGAGGCGGGACCCACCGAATGGGTGGCCGAGCACGAGGTCGGCGTCGGGCCGTGGCCGGGTGAGTGGCCGTCCGACGAGCGCTACGACCCGGAACTGCTCGCCGAGGGCGACCGCCGCAACGTGGTGGACGCCTACCGCTACTGGCGGCGCGAGGCCATTGTGTCCGATGTGGACAGCCGACGGCACCCGTTCCACGTGGCCATCGAGAACTTCCAGCACGACCACAACATCGGCACGGTGGTGCGCACGGCGAACGCCTTCGCCGCGGCCGCCGTGCACATCGTCGGCCGCCGCCGGTGGAACCGCCGGGGCGCGATGGTGACCGATCGTTACCAGCACCTGCACCACCACCCGACCGTCGCCGAGTTCACCGCCTACGCGGCCGAATCGGGTCTGGCGGTGGTGGCCGTGGACAACACCCCGGGCGCGGTCCGGCTGGAAACCGCCGAGCTGCCCCGCGAATGCGTGCTGTTGTTCGGGCAGGAGGGCCCCGGCCTGTCCGCCGAGGCCCAGGAGGCGGCCTCGCTGGTGGTCTCGATCGCGCAGTTCGGGACCACGCGCTCGATCAACGCCGGGGTCGCGGCGGGCATCGTCATGCACACCTGGATCCGGCAGCACGCGGACCTCGGCCAGGCCTGGTGATCAGGCGGGCGCGATCTCGACCGGGATGCCGTTGAGCACGCTGGTGCCGGACAGCGCGTCCATCTGGGTTTCGTCGGAGAGCAGGTTCGTGTTCGCGCCGGGGTGCGCGGTGGCGACGGCGGTCCGCATGCCGGCCGGGTCGTGGCCCCAGCCGTGCGGAATGCTGACCACGCCGGGCCGGATGACGTCGGTGACCTCCACCGGCACCTCGATCTTGCCCGCGCGCGAGTGCACCACCGCCTGCCCGCCGTCGGTCAGGCCGAGCCGCGTCGCGTCGTCCGGGTGCACCTGGACCGTGCACCGGTTCTGCCCGCGCACCAGCGGTTCCAGGTTGTGCATCCACGAGTTGTTCGAGCTGAGGTGCCGCCGTCCGATGAGCACCAGTTCGCCGTTGGGCTCCTTGCCCAGTTCCCGTGCCAGGCGCGGCACGTCCTCGGTGATCGGCTCGGGCGCCAGTTCGATCTTGCCGCTGGCCGTGGTCAGCACCTCCGGCACGCGCTGCTTCAGCGGTCCCAGATCGACCCCGTGCGGGGCGGCTTCGAGGTCCGCCAGCGTCAGGTCGTACGGCCCGGCACGCAGCATCAGGTCGAGCAGCCGCTCCGGCCCGGTGCGCCTGGCGGCGACCGCGGGATCCAGCCCGGCACGCCGCGCGGCTTCGGCGGCGACGAAGTCGTCGAGCGCCGCGATGTCGGCGTCCGGCCCCTGACCGGTGACAATGCCGGTCAGCCGCAGCATGGTCTCCCACTCCTGCGGCAGGTCCGTCGGCAGCGCGGCGGGCGTCCAGTTCGCCACGTCCCGGACGGCGTACTGGTAGAGCGCCACGTCGTAGTGCGGCCGTTCCAGCGCGCTCGGGCCGGGGAGGATCACGTCGGCGAGCCTGCTCGTCTCGTTCAGGTAGACGTCTAGCGACACCATGAAGTCGAGCTGCTCCAGCGCGCCGGTGAGCCGTTCGGCGTTCGGGGTGCTCAGGCACGGGTTGCCGCTGACCGTGATCAGCGCGCGCACCTGACCTTCGCCGGGGGTGAGGATTTCGTCGGCCAGCACGCCGACCGGCACCTCACCGAGCACCTCGGGCAGGCCGTGCACGCGGGTCTTCCAGCGTCCGGTGCGGAACGGCTTCGGCTTCGGCGTGGAGCTGTTCGGCTGCCCGGCGGCGGCCAGCGGGAACATCGCGCCACCGGGGCGGTCGAGGTTCCCGGTGAGCGTGTTGAGCACGTCGACCAGCCAGCTGGCGACCGTGCCGAAGGCCTGCGTGGTGGTGCCGATGCGGCCGTACACCGCGGCGTGGTCGGCTTCGGCGAGTTCCCGCGCGAGCCGCCGGATCTCCTCGGCCGCGATCCCGGTCGGCCCGGCGACGGCCTCCGGGGTGAACTGGCTGGCCAGCTCGCGGACCTCTTCGACGCCGTTGACGTGCTCGGTGAGCCTGCCGAGGTGCACGCGGTCCTCGTCGAACAACACGTGGACCATCGCGAACAACAGCAGCGCGTCGGTGCCCGGCCGGATGGCGTGGTGCTCGTCGGCCAGCTCGGCGGTGCGGGTGCGCCGCGGGTCGACCACCACGATCTTGCCGCCGCGCCGCTGGATGCCCTTGAGCCTGCCGCGCACGTCCGGCGCGGTCATCAGGCTGCCGTTGGACACCAGCGGGTTCGCGCCGAGGATCAGCAGGTGGCCGGTCCGGTCGAGGTCGGGTACCGGGATGGACAGCCCGCTGCCGAACAGGTACCCGGAGGAGAAGTGCTTCGGCACCTGGTCCACCGTGCCCGCGGTGAAGATGTTCCTGGTGCCGAGCGCCTTGTAGAAAACCCGGCCGTAGAGCAGGTTGCCCAGGTTGTGCGCGCTGGGATTGCCGACGTAGAGCGCCACCGCGTCCTTGCCGTGTGCCTCGATGAGCGGCGGCAGCCGCCGGTGGATCTCGGCGAACGCCTCGTCCCAGCTGACTTCGACGAACTCGCCGTCGCGCTTGACCAGTGGCGCGCGCAGGCGGTCGGGGTCGTGGTGCAGCGCGCCGAGCGACGCGCCCTTCGGGCAGATGTACCCGCTGGAGAAGACGTCGGCGTTGTCTCCGCGCACCTTCTTCACGCGCGTTCCCTCGAACGTGACGTCGAGCCCGCAGGTCGCTTCGCACAGTGGACAGGTGACGGCAGCCATCGCCTGAACATACCGACTGGTATGTCGTCGAACAAGGGAGAATGGGCGCCATGACGGCGGCAGAACGAGCCGGTGAGGCGGAGAACGCACTGCGTACGCGGCACTTCCGGAGGGTGTGGGGGGTGCCGTCGACGGTGCTCGCGCGCAGCGGCTGGCCCGCCGATCCCGGGCAGCGCGTGCACTGGCACTGGAACTACTGGTGGCAGGCGCACGTGCTGGACTGCCTGGTCGACGCGCAGCTCCGCGCGCCGTCGGAGGAGCGCGCCGGGCTGATCGCGCGGTACGCGCGCTCGATCAAGCTGCGGAACTTCGGGCGGTGGACCAACGAGTACTACGACGACATGGCGTGGCTGGGCCTCGCGCTGGAACGCGCGCGGCGGCTGGTGGACCTGGAGTGCTCGCCCGCGCTGGACGCCATCGCCGCGGAACTGCGGTCGGGCTGGACCGAAGACGCGGGCGGCGGCATCTGGTGGCGGAAGAACGACCAGTTCAAGAACGCCCCGGCGAACGGCCCGGCGGCGATCCTGCACGCGCGGCTCGGGGACCTGGTGCGGGCGCGCGAACTGTTCTCGTGGATGGATTCGCGGCTGGTCGATCCGGAGACCGGGCTGGTGTGGGACGGGCTCCGGGTGGACACCGGGGAGCTGGTGAAGCACATTTACACGTACTGCCAGGGGGTTTTCCTCGGGACCTGCCTCGAACTGTCCGAAGTGGACGCCGCGGCGCGGACGATTTCGGCGGTGGCCGAGCACTGTGCGCCGGGCGGGGTGCTGCGGGCGCAGGGCGGCGGGGATGGCGGGTTGTTCGCGGGAATTCTGGCGCGGTACCTGGCGTTGGCGGCTCTGCGGCTGGAGGGGCCGGCTGCGGGGGTGGCGCGGGAGCTGGTGCTGGCTTCGGCTGATGCTTGTTACGGGAACGCGGCTGCGGGACCGGGTGGGCCGGTGTTTGGTCCAGTGTGGACGGAGGGGGCGAGTTGTTCGCCACCTCCTGGGGATTCGGCGCGGGACTTGTCGGTGCAGGTGGGGGGTTGGATGCTTTTGGAGGCTGCAGCCACTCTTGAATGAGGGGGCCCGCCCCGGTTTTTTATTGTGACTACGGCGAAGAACTCGTTGTCAAGGCTGGGGAGAGTACCTTGACAACGAGTTCTTCGCCGGGTTTTGGGCTGTGGACCGGGGTGGGGAGGGGGGTTTGGGTGGTCCCTGGGTTTGGTGTCCGGGTTCGCCTTTTGGGCCGTGGGGGTGGGTGGGGCCAGTGCTATGAAGGTGGCTTTCATTGCGGCTGGTGCTATGAGCCTTTTCCATCTTGGTTAGTTGGGGAGGTGTTCGAGGGTGAGGATGGCGTGGGCGAGTGTGGTGACGCGGTGGGTGCTGCAGCGGGCTCGGGTGAGGACGCGCCAGTTTTTGAGGGTGGCGAATCCGCGTTCGCCGCGGCTGCGCACCCTGGCCAGGGCTTTGTTGGCGGCTTTGTAGGCGGGCCCTAGTTCACGTTTGGGCTGGTGGCGGTTGCGGCGGTTGCGGTACGGGGTGATCACCCCGGGGGCGACCTGGTCGTAGCCGCCATCGGCCAGCAGCCGCAGCCCGGCCTGGCGGACCTGCTCGCAGATGCGGTGGTGGCGGGCGGCGGCGGTGTCGTTGATCGCGCCGGGCAGCCCGGGCGAGAGCCACAGCAGCTGGCCATCAGGATCGGTGAGGGCCTGGAAGTTGATGCCGTGGTAGCGGTGTTTACCCGAGAAGAAGGGCTTGTTCGCGGCGACACGGTCGATGCGGACGACGGTGCCGTCGATGATGGTGTAGTTGTGCCGGGTGCGGGCCAGCCGTCGGAGGGCGTCGGTCAGGGTGGGAGCCTGGTGGGCGAGCAGGGTGATGGTTTCGTGCAGGTAGCGGCACACGGTGGCCACTCCGATGCCGAACCCGGCGGCGAGGCGGTGGTAGGTGTCGCCGTTGCGCAGGTGGGCCAGGGTGAGCAGGGCTTGGCGCTGCGGGGACAGCCTGCGCCAGCGTGAGCCGATCGCGCGGCGGTGGGTACGGATGATCCGGGTCAGCTCGCGCAGTGTCTGGGTGGACACCGGGATCACCGAGGGGTAAGAAAGCACAACGAAGCTCCTGGTAGCGCATGTTTCTTGGTCGATACACGCATCTACCAGGAGCTTCGCCATGTCCAGCCCAGCGACACACCCTCACCAACCCACATCAAGTTGGAAAAGGCTCTATGAAAGCCACATTCATTGCGGTGTGCGGGGGAGGCGGCGGTTCAGGTGTGGCGGCGTGGGGCTCGGGTGCAGCCGCAGGAGGAGCGGTGCCGGAACGAAGGCGCCAGCCGGACGGAGTCCGGGCGGCGGTCCGGGTTGCTGATGCGGTTGATCAGCGTGTGCACCGCGCGCCTGCCGATCTCCTCGATGGGCTGCGCCATCGTGGTCAGCGCCGGGTCCACCGCGCCCATCCAGTCCGCGTCGCCGTAGCCGGCCAGGCCCAGGTCCTCGCCGATTCGCAGGCCCCGCCGGTGCACCTCGTAGTGCACACCGATCATCATCGCCTCGCTGGCGACGACCAGCGCGGTCGGGGCGTCGGCCATGTCGAGCAGCCGCCCGGCCGCCGCGGCCGCGCCGCCGGCGGTGGACTCGCCGCAGGCCACCAGGTCCGGCTGCCACGCCAGCCCGGCCCGTCCCAAACCCAGCCGGTAGCCGAGGGCGCGCTCGTCGTTCACCGCCACGCCCAGCGCGCCCGAGACCAGCCCGATCCGCTGGTGCCCGGCCTCGGCCAGGTGCCGGACCAGGTCGCACATGGCCTGGATGTTCTCGGTCCCCACCTGGTCCACGTCCCCGCGCGTGGCCAGCCGGTCCATCAGCACGGTCGGCACCCCCAGCCGCACCAGGCTGGTGATCACCACGTCGTCCCCGGCGGCCGGGGTGAGCAGGATGCCGTCGATGCCACCGGCCCGCAGCGAGCGCACGGCGTCCATCTCGACGCCCGCCGCGTCCTCGGTTTCGGCGAAGGTTACCGCGCAACCCGCGTCGGCGGCGGCGCGTTCGATCGCCTTGGACAGCTCGGTCGCGTACGGGGTGGCGTCGAACGCCATCGCGACGCCCAGCCGATGGGTGACGGGCGCGCCCCAAAGTGGCATGTCGTGTGTCAGTGCGGTCATCTCTCCCGGCCCCTCGATGCCTGATGAGAACGTGCCCGCCCGATAGACGCTCTCGAATACAGGCGCCGAAGATATCCCCGATTCGGGCGTCATCCGGTCGGGAGTCACTCGATGAAGCAGAAATTCAGCGCACCGGGTGAATTCCCGCGCAACCGCACGACTCTCGGTGTCGCAGCGTCGGGGGCAGCCGGACCACTTCGGCCTTGCGATCCGGATCGGCGATCCTCGCCAGCAGCAGGCGCACCGCGCGCCGGCCGATCTCCTCGATCGGCTGCGCCATGGTGGTCAGCGGCGGGTCGACCAGATCCGCCCACTCGACGTCGTCGTAGACCACCACCGGCAGATCACGCCCGATCTTCAGGCCGCGGCTGCGGGCCTCGTGCAGCACGCCGACCATCATGCCGTCGTTCGCCACGACCAGCGCCGTCGGCGGCTCCGGCAGCGCGAGCAGCGTGCGCAGCGCCGCGGCCCCGCCGTCACGCGAGGAGTGCCCGCATTCGACCAGCTCGGGATTCCACGACAGCCCGCCGCGGCCCAGCCCGAGCCGGTAGCCGAGCGTGCGCTCCTCGCTGGTGGACAACCCGGCGGCGCCGCTGATCAGGCCGATCCGGCGGTGGCCGAGCGAGGCGAGGTGCTCGGTGAGCGCCGAGGTGGCCTGGATGTTCTCCGCGCCGACCTGGTCCACGTCACCGCGGGTGGCGAGCCTGTCAACCAGCACCGTCGGCACGCCCAGCGAGACCAGCTCGCCGACCACCTGGCCGTCCCCCGGCGCCGGCGTGATCAGCAGGCCCTCGACCCGGCGCGACCGCAGGGCGCGCACGGTCGACTGCTCGGTCTCCAGCTCGTCGTGGGTGTCGGCCAGCAGCACGGTGTACCCGGCGGCGGCCGCCTCGCGTTCCACCGCCTGCATCAGCATCGCGAAGTACGGGTTCGCCATCAGGGAGATCGCCACGCCGATCGACCGCGTGCCCCCGGTGACCAGCGAGCGCGCGATCGCGTCGCCGGTGTAGCCGGTGGTCTCGATCGCGCGGAGCACCGCGGCCCGCGTCTCCTCCGCCACCGCGCGCGTGCCGTTGACCACGTGTGAAACGGTGGTGATCGAAACCCCGGCCATCTCGGCGATGTCGCGCTGGGTCGGGCGGGATGAGCGTCCTGGTGGCACTGGGCTCCCTTCACCGATGGCGGTTGGCAAGCGTTTGCGCAAACGCTTGCGCGGCAGCATAGCCCGATCTACCGTCCCGGGTCATCTTGTTCCGATCCTCAACGCGGAGGATGTCGTGCGAAAAATTCTGACCGCGGGGCTGGCGGCCGCGGTGCTGGTGTCGGCGGGCGGGTGCACCGTCGAACGGCACTGGGGTGGCAACACCGGCTCCGGTGGCGGCGGGGGCAAGGCCAAGGTCGGCCTGGTCACCAAAACCGACACCAACCCCTACTTCGTCGAACTCCGGGCCGCGGCGAGCGCGGCGGCCCAGGCCAACGGCGCCGACTTCAGCGCGCTCGCCGGTCAGTTCGACGGTGACAACGACGGCCAGGTCCGGGCCATCGAGAACCTGATGCAGCAGGGCGCCACCACCATCCTGATCACGCCCAGCTCGTCCACCGGCGTGCTCGACGCGATCGACCGCGCGCGCAAGGCGGGCGTGCTGGTGATCGCGCTGGACACCGCCACCGAACCGGCCGAGGCGGTGGACGCCACCTTCGCCACCGACAACTTCGTGGCCGGGCAGCAGCAGGGCGCCTACGTCAAGGCCGCGCTCGGCGGTGCCGCGCCCAAGCTGTTCATGGTGGACGGCACCGCGGGCAGCACGGTGGACACCCAGCGGCACACCGGGTTCCTCTCCGGCATCGGCCTGGCCGACGGCGCCCCGGAGATCAAGGGCTCGACCCCGGCCAACGGTGACCAGAGCACCGCGCAGCAGGGCGTGGAGAACCTGCTGCAGCGCACCACCGACATCAACGCCGTCTACACGATGAACGAGCCGATGGGCCGCGGCACCTACGCGGCGCTGAAGGCCCGCGGGCTGACCGGCCAGGTCGTGATGGGTTCGATCGACGGCGGCTGCGAGGGCGTGCAGAACGTGCGC
Coding sequences within:
- a CDS encoding LacI family DNA-binding transcriptional regulator; its protein translation is MPPGRSSRPTQRDIAEMAGVSITTVSHVVNGTRAVAEETRAAVLRAIETTGYTGDAIARSLVTGGTRSIGVAISLMANPYFAMLMQAVEREAAAAGYTVLLADTHDELETEQSTVRALRSRRVEGLLITPAPGDGQVVGELVSLGVPTVLVDRLATRGDVDQVGAENIQATSALTEHLASLGHRRIGLISGAAGLSTSEERTLGYRLGLGRGGLSWNPELVECGHSSRDGGAAALRTLLALPEPPTALVVANDGMMVGVLHEARSRGLKIGRDLPVVVYDDVEWADLVDPPLTTMAQPIEEIGRRAVRLLLARIADPDRKAEVVRLPPTLRHRESCGCAGIHPVR
- a CDS encoding glycoside hydrolase family 76 protein, which translates into the protein MTAAERAGEAENALRTRHFRRVWGVPSTVLARSGWPADPGQRVHWHWNYWWQAHVLDCLVDAQLRAPSEERAGLIARYARSIKLRNFGRWTNEYYDDMAWLGLALERARRLVDLECSPALDAIAAELRSGWTEDAGGGIWWRKNDQFKNAPANGPAAILHARLGDLVRARELFSWMDSRLVDPETGLVWDGLRVDTGELVKHIYTYCQGVFLGTCLELSEVDAAARTISAVAEHCAPGGVLRAQGGGDGGLFAGILARYLALAALRLEGPAAGVARELVLASADACYGNAAAGPGGPVFGPVWTEGASCSPPPGDSARDLSVQVGGWMLLEAAATLE
- a CDS encoding LacI family DNA-binding transcriptional regulator — translated: MTALTHDMPLWGAPVTHRLGVAMAFDATPYATELSKAIERAAADAGCAVTFAETEDAAGVEMDAVRSLRAGGIDGILLTPAAGDDVVITSLVRLGVPTVLMDRLATRGDVDQVGTENIQAMCDLVRHLAEAGHQRIGLVSGALGVAVNDERALGYRLGLGRAGLAWQPDLVACGESTAGGAAAAAGRLLDMADAPTALVVASEAMMIGVHYEVHRRGLRIGEDLGLAGYGDADWMGAVDPALTTMAQPIEEIGRRAVHTLINRISNPDRRPDSVRLAPSFRHRSSCGCTRAPRRHT
- a CDS encoding TrmH family RNA methyltransferase, translated to MTEAGPTEWVAEHEVGVGPWPGEWPSDERYDPELLAEGDRRNVVDAYRYWRREAIVSDVDSRRHPFHVAIENFQHDHNIGTVVRTANAFAAAAVHIVGRRRWNRRGAMVTDRYQHLHHHPTVAEFTAYAAESGLAVVAVDNTPGAVRLETAELPRECVLLFGQEGPGLSAEAQEAASLVVSIAQFGTTRSINAGVAAGIVMHTWIRQHADLGQAW
- a CDS encoding substrate-binding domain-containing protein, producing MRKILTAGLAAAVLVSAGGCTVERHWGGNTGSGGGGGKAKVGLVTKTDTNPYFVELRAAASAAAQANGADFSALAGQFDGDNDGQVRAIENLMQQGATTILITPSSSTGVLDAIDRARKAGVLVIALDTATEPAEAVDATFATDNFVAGQQQGAYVKAALGGAAPKLFMVDGTAGSTVDTQRHTGFLSGIGLADGAPEIKGSTPANGDQSTAQQGVENLLQRTTDINAVYTMNEPMGRGTYAALKARGLTGQVVMGSIDGGCEGVQNVRDGQYAATVMQFPKKMAEQGVLAAVEYAKSGKKPTGFNNTGSVVITDKPMPGVESQTTEWGLQNCWGDK
- a CDS encoding molybdopterin-dependent oxidoreductase, whose amino-acid sequence is MAAVTCPLCEATCGLDVTFEGTRVKKVRGDNADVFSSGYICPKGASLGALHHDPDRLRAPLVKRDGEFVEVSWDEAFAEIHRRLPPLIEAHGKDAVALYVGNPSAHNLGNLLYGRVFYKALGTRNIFTAGTVDQVPKHFSSGYLFGSGLSIPVPDLDRTGHLLILGANPLVSNGSLMTAPDVRGRLKGIQRRGGKIVVVDPRRTRTAELADEHHAIRPGTDALLLFAMVHVLFDEDRVHLGRLTEHVNGVEEVRELASQFTPEAVAGPTGIAAEEIRRLARELAEADHAAVYGRIGTTTQAFGTVASWLVDVLNTLTGNLDRPGGAMFPLAAAGQPNSSTPKPKPFRTGRWKTRVHGLPEVLGEVPVGVLADEILTPGEGQVRALITVSGNPCLSTPNAERLTGALEQLDFMVSLDVYLNETSRLADVILPGPSALERPHYDVALYQYAVRDVANWTPAALPTDLPQEWETMLRLTGIVTGQGPDADIAALDDFVAAEAARRAGLDPAVAARRTGPERLLDLMLRAGPYDLTLADLEAAPHGVDLGPLKQRVPEVLTTASGKIELAPEPITEDVPRLARELGKEPNGELVLIGRRHLSSNNSWMHNLEPLVRGQNRCTVQVHPDDATRLGLTDGGQAVVHSRAGKIEVPVEVTDVIRPGVVSIPHGWGHDPAGMRTAVATAHPGANTNLLSDETQMDALSGTSVLNGIPVEIAPA
- a CDS encoding transposase family protein, giving the protein MLSYPSVIPVSTQTLRELTRIIRTHRRAIGSRWRRLSPQRQALLTLAHLRNGDTYHRLAAGFGIGVATVCRYLHETITLLAHQAPTLTDALRRLARTRHNYTIIDGTVVRIDRVAANKPFFSGKHRYHGINFQALTDPDGQLLWLSPGLPGAINDTAAARHHRICEQVRQAGLRLLADGGYDQVAPGVITPYRNRRNRHQPKRELGPAYKAANKALARVRSRGERGFATLKNWRVLTRARCSTHRVTTLAHAILTLEHLPN